A genomic segment from Desulfuromonas thiophila encodes:
- a CDS encoding GDSL-type esterase/lipase family protein, giving the protein MIFSPVTHKGRPRTALRFGASLLLVAALLTALACERGPRLAALDETAVILAFGDSLTAGTGAASGQSYPDQLAERLGRQVIASGIPGETSAEALRRLPQVLQQQQPDLVILCSGGNDLLRRQSQSALEQNLRAMLELIRQQGSAVLLIGVPQPDLSLTVPEFYPRLAREFGALYEGDGLRHILRRRELKSDSVHPNAAGYAELAGRLAELLTAASD; this is encoded by the coding sequence GTGATTTTCTCCCCCGTCACACACAAGGGCCGTCCAAGGACGGCCCTTCGTTTTGGTGCCAGCCTGCTGCTGGTGGCGGCATTGCTGACGGCCCTGGCCTGCGAACGCGGCCCTCGCTTGGCCGCCCTTGATGAAACGGCCGTCATTCTGGCCTTCGGCGACAGCCTCACCGCCGGCACGGGTGCCGCCAGCGGTCAATCCTATCCTGACCAGCTCGCCGAGCGGCTCGGCCGCCAGGTCATCGCCAGCGGCATTCCGGGCGAAACCAGCGCCGAGGCACTGCGCCGTTTGCCCCAGGTACTGCAGCAGCAACAGCCGGACCTGGTAATCCTGTGCAGCGGCGGCAACGACCTGCTGCGGCGACAATCCCAGAGTGCGCTGGAACAGAATCTGCGCGCCATGTTGGAGCTGATCCGCCAGCAGGGCAGCGCCGTGCTGCTCATCGGCGTGCCCCAACCAGACCTGAGTCTGACGGTGCCCGAATTCTATCCGCGGCTGGCCAGGGAATTCGGCGCCCTTTACGAAGGCGATGGCCTGCGCCACATTCTGCGCCGCCGCGAACTCAAGAGCGACAGCGTCCATCCCAACGCCGCCGGCTATGCCGAACTGGCCGGACGTCTGGCCGAGCTTCTAACAGCGGCCAGCGACTGA
- the dapA gene encoding 4-hydroxy-tetrahydrodipicolinate synthase, whose protein sequence is MFKGSMVAIITPFRADGSVDEEAFRQLVEFQIENGTDVLVPCGTTGESATLSYEEHDQVIRACIEQARGRVPVVAGTGSNSTAEAIEISRHAKEMGADGLLLVSPYYNKPSQEGLYQHYKAIAEAVALPQILYNVPGRTGMNMQAATTIRLAEISNIVAIKEASGDVTQAGEILSKAGDKIDVLSGDDFLTLPLMAIGAKGVISVTANIMPKQVKAMVSAIEAGRWDEARALHLKMLDIHNAMFIESNPVPVKTAAALLGRCGDQVRLPLVSLQSASLEKLKQVMGRYELL, encoded by the coding sequence ATGTTCAAAGGATCCATGGTCGCCATCATTACGCCGTTTCGCGCCGATGGCAGCGTTGACGAGGAGGCGTTCCGCCAGCTGGTGGAGTTTCAGATTGAAAACGGTACCGATGTGCTGGTGCCCTGCGGCACCACCGGCGAGTCGGCCACCCTCAGCTATGAGGAGCACGACCAGGTCATCCGCGCCTGCATCGAACAGGCCCGTGGCCGGGTGCCGGTCGTGGCCGGGACCGGCTCCAACTCCACTGCCGAAGCCATCGAGATCAGCCGTCACGCCAAGGAGATGGGCGCCGACGGCCTGCTGCTGGTCAGCCCCTACTACAACAAGCCCTCGCAGGAAGGTCTGTACCAGCACTACAAGGCGATCGCCGAGGCCGTCGCCTTGCCGCAGATCCTCTACAACGTGCCCGGCCGTACCGGCATGAACATGCAGGCCGCCACCACCATCCGCCTGGCCGAGATTTCCAACATCGTTGCCATCAAGGAAGCCTCGGGCGATGTCACCCAGGCCGGCGAGATTCTCAGCAAGGCCGGCGACAAGATCGACGTACTCTCCGGTGACGACTTCCTCACCCTGCCCCTGATGGCCATTGGTGCCAAGGGCGTGATTTCGGTGACCGCCAATATCATGCCGAAGCAGGTCAAGGCCATGGTCAGCGCCATTGAGGCTGGCCGCTGGGATGAGGCCCGCGCGCTGCACCTGAAGATGCTCGACATTCACAACGCCATGTTCATTGAATCCAACCCGGTACCGGTCAAGACCGCTGCCGCCCTGCTGGGTCGCTGCGGTGACCAGGTGCGACTGCCGCTGGTATCACTGCAAAGCGCCAGTCTGGAGAAGCTCAAGCAGGTGATGGGCCGCTACGAGTTGCTTTAG
- a CDS encoding YhdH/YhfP family quinone oxidoreductase, whose product MAETFTALQVSEPEPKIFSRQIIQRSIDDLPAGELLVRVRYSSLNYKDALSASGHPGVTRQFPHTPGIDAAGEVVSCSDGRFAPGAAVIVTSYDLGMETDGGFGQYIRVPSAWALPLPAGLSLRSSMIFGTAGLTAALALQALQQQGVAAGSPVLVTGATGAVGSLAVLLLSRAGYAVTAASGKPEQADWLRQLGAQDVIDRAAAVAGADKPLLKPRWAGVVDGVGGATLAAALKACRYDGVVACYGLVGSPELSLNVYPFILRGVRLIGIDSAECPMSRRQQAWQLLADAASQLPLDQLVTEIGLKQLEDYLRAMLAGQSHGRVLIRL is encoded by the coding sequence ATGGCCGAAACCTTTACCGCCCTGCAGGTCAGCGAACCGGAACCCAAAATCTTCAGCCGGCAAATCATCCAACGCTCCATTGATGATCTTCCAGCCGGCGAGCTGCTGGTGCGCGTGCGCTACTCGTCCCTCAACTACAAGGATGCCCTGTCGGCCAGCGGTCATCCCGGCGTTACCCGTCAGTTTCCCCATACCCCCGGCATCGACGCGGCCGGCGAGGTGGTTTCCTGCAGCGATGGCCGCTTCGCGCCTGGCGCAGCCGTCATTGTCACCAGCTATGATCTGGGCATGGAGACCGATGGCGGTTTTGGCCAGTACATCCGCGTCCCCAGTGCCTGGGCCCTGCCCCTGCCAGCGGGACTGAGCCTGCGCAGCAGCATGATCTTCGGCACCGCCGGCCTGACTGCCGCCCTGGCGTTGCAGGCTCTGCAACAACAGGGCGTTGCCGCAGGCTCGCCGGTGCTGGTCACCGGCGCCACCGGAGCTGTCGGCAGCCTGGCCGTACTGCTGCTCAGTCGCGCCGGCTACGCCGTCACCGCCGCCAGCGGCAAGCCGGAACAGGCCGACTGGCTGCGCCAACTTGGTGCCCAGGATGTGATTGACCGTGCCGCAGCAGTCGCCGGCGCTGACAAACCGCTGCTCAAACCGCGCTGGGCCGGCGTGGTCGACGGTGTCGGCGGTGCCACCCTGGCCGCCGCCCTCAAGGCCTGCCGCTATGATGGCGTGGTAGCCTGCTACGGCCTGGTCGGTTCGCCGGAACTGTCCCTCAATGTCTATCCGTTCATTCTGCGCGGCGTGCGTCTGATCGGTATCGATTCGGCCGAATGCCCCATGAGCCGGCGCCAGCAGGCCTGGCAACTGCTGGCCGATGCGGCCAGCCAGCTGCCGTTGGACCAACTGGTAACGGAAATCGGTCTGAAACAGCTGGAGGACTACCTGCGCGCCATGCTGGCCGGCCAGAGCCATGGCCGGGTGCTGATCCGACTGTAG
- the dapB gene encoding 4-hydroxy-tetrahydrodipicolinate reductase, with protein MLSIAVTGAAGRMGGRLIAAVQESTGLRLGAAIERPGHPALGQDAGTLAGCGPLHIPLTDDLAAALRHCDILIDFTFPAVTLENARVCAAAGKKMVIGSTGFSPAQRDELATIMRDSALVLAPNMSVGVNACFKLLKEAAAILGNGFDVEIVELHHNKKKDAPSGTAVRMGEVVAEALGRDYNQVANYHREGLCGERSHEEIGMQTVRGGDIVGEHTVYFIGMGERIEISHRAMSRDMFARGAARACLWLSDKERGFYDMQDVLGLR; from the coding sequence ATGCTCAGTATTGCTGTTACCGGCGCCGCCGGCCGCATGGGCGGCCGCCTGATCGCCGCTGTACAGGAAAGCACCGGCCTGCGGCTCGGTGCTGCCATCGAACGGCCCGGCCACCCGGCCCTGGGTCAGGATGCCGGCACCCTGGCCGGTTGCGGCCCGCTGCACATACCGCTGACCGACGATCTGGCCGCCGCCCTGCGCCACTGTGACATCCTGATCGACTTCACCTTTCCTGCCGTCACCCTGGAAAACGCCCGCGTCTGCGCCGCCGCCGGCAAGAAGATGGTCATCGGCTCCACCGGCTTCAGTCCGGCGCAACGCGATGAGCTGGCCACCATCATGCGTGACAGCGCCCTGGTGCTGGCGCCCAACATGAGTGTCGGTGTCAATGCCTGTTTCAAACTGCTCAAGGAAGCCGCCGCCATTTTGGGCAACGGTTTCGATGTCGAGATCGTTGAGCTGCACCACAACAAGAAAAAAGACGCTCCGTCCGGCACCGCCGTCCGCATGGGCGAGGTGGTGGCCGAAGCCCTGGGCCGCGACTACAACCAGGTGGCCAACTACCACCGCGAGGGTCTGTGCGGTGAGCGCAGCCACGAAGAGATCGGCATGCAGACCGTGCGCGGTGGCGACATCGTCGGCGAGCATACCGTCTACTTCATCGGCATGGGCGAGCGCATCGAAATCAGCCATCGCGCCATGAGCCGCGACATGTTCGCCCGCGGCGCCGCCCGTGCCTGCCTGTGGCTGAGCGACAAAGAGCGCGGTTTTTACGATATGCAGGATGTCCTTGGCCTGCGCTAA
- a CDS encoding LL-diaminopimelate aminotransferase, producing the protein MARINANYLKLKAGYLFPEISRRVSAFAKAHPERQIIRLGIGDVTKPLVPAVLDAFHQGVDDLASSDRFHGYGPEQGYDWLIQTIIDKAYKPLGVELDVSEMFISDGSKCDSANILDIFALDNVVAIGDPVYPVYNDTNVMIGRTGACDARGYYEGIVYMPCTEENGFLPAFPEQKVDIIYLCFPNNPTGAVATREQLKGWVDYALANDAVIFFDAAYEAFITEPGIPHSIYEIEGAKRCAIELRSFSKTAGFTGVRCGLTVVPQELKASDGQGGQVALNALWNRRQSTKFNGVSYPVQRAAAAVYSATGWAQVQQVIDFYMENARIIREGLQAAGIRCYGGVNAPYIWLKTPAGLSSWDFFDRLLDQCSVVGTPGSGFGPSGEGYFRLSAFGERANVEQAVERIRNGWGQ; encoded by the coding sequence ATGGCCCGTATCAACGCCAACTATCTCAAACTCAAGGCCGGCTACCTGTTTCCTGAAATCAGCCGCCGCGTCAGCGCCTTCGCCAAGGCCCATCCCGAACGCCAGATCATCCGCCTGGGCATCGGCGATGTCACCAAACCGCTGGTACCGGCGGTGCTGGACGCCTTTCACCAGGGCGTTGACGATCTCGCCAGCAGCGACCGTTTTCACGGCTACGGTCCCGAGCAGGGCTACGACTGGTTGATCCAGACCATCATCGACAAGGCCTACAAACCCCTCGGTGTCGAGCTGGATGTGTCGGAAATGTTTATCTCCGATGGCTCGAAATGCGACAGCGCCAACATTCTCGACATCTTCGCCCTCGACAATGTGGTCGCCATCGGTGACCCGGTCTATCCGGTCTACAACGATACCAACGTGATGATCGGCCGCACCGGCGCCTGCGACGCGCGCGGCTACTACGAGGGCATCGTCTACATGCCCTGCACCGAAGAGAACGGCTTCCTGCCGGCCTTCCCGGAGCAAAAGGTCGACATCATCTATCTGTGCTTCCCCAACAATCCCACCGGCGCGGTGGCAACCCGCGAGCAGCTCAAGGGCTGGGTGGATTATGCCCTGGCCAACGACGCGGTGATCTTCTTTGACGCCGCCTACGAAGCCTTCATCACCGAGCCGGGCATTCCCCATTCCATCTATGAGATCGAGGGCGCCAAACGCTGTGCCATCGAGCTGCGCAGCTTCTCCAAAACCGCCGGCTTCACCGGTGTACGCTGCGGCCTCACCGTGGTGCCGCAGGAACTCAAGGCCAGCGACGGCCAAGGCGGCCAGGTGGCTCTCAACGCCCTGTGGAACCGGCGCCAAAGCACCAAGTTCAACGGCGTGTCCTACCCGGTGCAGCGCGCCGCCGCTGCCGTCTACTCCGCCACAGGCTGGGCACAGGTCCAGCAAGTCATCGACTTCTATATGGAAAACGCCCGCATTATCCGTGAAGGCCTGCAGGCCGCCGGCATCCGCTGCTATGGTGGGGTCAACGCGCCCTATATCTGGCTGAAAACTCCGGCCGGCCTGAGCAGCTGGGACTTTTTCGACCGCTTGCTCGATCAGTGCTCGGTGGTCGGTACCCCCGGCAGCGGCTTCGGCCCCAGTGGCGAGGGCTACTTCCGCCTGAGCGCTTTCGGCGAGCGCGCCAATGTCGAACAGGCCGTCGAGCGCATCCGCAACGGCTGGGGCCAGTGA
- a CDS encoding DUF748 domain-containing protein: MEDERSAHADPVAPVPPPVGAGSGVSRWQRWLRCLLALLGLSGLLLAALPHALRLAGETWLNRQPGVNAHIERVELNLPQGRLALQGLELRRQGEPVLQIGRLWCDLAWGALGQRRIELTELGLDDFFMTLRQPDGQPLELAGFSLPVSAAPEAEDVPQAAAKPWGFGCDRLQLRALRLGCDLPSYQGTLELVRTDMTALASWQPQQETLVQLHLRREEQHLHLDARLQPLASDLVGQGEVRLQDLQLEPLAPLLALAGIKQPQGAVQLQGHWQLTRAASGLLQLGWQGRVQLAALALRQAELALGPLDLDWQGQLRLQQSPESLQLQLDGPLQLERFALNEAAAGLQLQQQGFSWQGQLELKQTSQMLELNLTGDLALAALDLALPTADLQLRQEGFSWQGQLKLNQAQQVLELDLTGDLALADLQLQQPTADLQLQQQGLHWQGRAQLLPGELPDAGRQLRLAGRLRLPQLEVRTGQQHLQAQLRQLELHTEMQLPLEQPQLLQLSADLTLGPVQLRDQRDGALLSGWQRLRLESVRLQDETVQLGPLRIEGLEALRLAGASAAAVLQCRQLQLDELSWWGQRPELAVGPVLIDGLQLALERPVDGPFNLQAWQQRLQPLGESAPAGSSAATPQHASREDEPAALAPLHWRLASVRLRDGGLRLNDRQPQPPVQLQLSALRFDLGALDSRQPRRETAVALALATGQGGQLQLSGRCSPLDPLQQADLQLDLQHLALTDFAPYIEETLGYRIRHGAVDLQVKALVRQGQIDLHSQLSLRALELGNLTPEQEERASAGLGMPLSLALALLRDGQGDIHLELPFAGDLSDPKLNIGPAVRTALVKAVQKTLQLTLAPVGALFKVGQLVGLGGPLALEPVPFVAGTAELLPSAAPQLKALRELLQQRPALRLKLCSGLSPADVALLPPPEGVKQPPQKKKAAAAAQDAAAPAFDSEVARELLRQRNAALLQRLGGDGGAQPGQLLPCQPDIRVQADPPQAQLSF, translated from the coding sequence ATGGAAGATGAACGTTCCGCACACGCCGACCCGGTTGCCCCTGTGCCGCCGCCTGTTGGTGCCGGCAGCGGGGTGTCCCGGTGGCAGCGCTGGCTCCGTTGCTTGCTGGCATTGCTGGGGCTTAGCGGTCTGTTGCTGGCTGCCCTGCCTCACGCCCTGCGGCTGGCGGGTGAAACCTGGCTCAACCGCCAGCCTGGCGTGAACGCCCATATCGAACGGGTCGAACTCAATCTGCCGCAGGGCCGGCTGGCGCTGCAGGGTCTGGAGTTGCGCCGCCAGGGCGAACCGGTGCTGCAGATTGGCCGGTTGTGGTGTGACCTGGCCTGGGGCGCCCTGGGGCAGCGTCGCATCGAGCTGACCGAGTTGGGGCTTGATGATTTTTTCATGACTCTGCGTCAGCCTGACGGCCAGCCGCTGGAGCTGGCCGGCTTTTCCCTGCCGGTATCCGCCGCGCCGGAGGCAGAGGACGTGCCGCAGGCGGCAGCAAAGCCCTGGGGATTTGGTTGCGACCGCCTGCAGCTGCGCGCCCTGCGGCTGGGCTGCGATCTGCCCAGCTACCAGGGCACCCTGGAGCTGGTGCGAACGGATATGACCGCCCTGGCCAGCTGGCAGCCTCAGCAGGAGACCCTGGTGCAGTTGCATCTGCGGCGCGAGGAACAGCATCTGCATCTGGATGCCCGCCTGCAACCCCTGGCCAGCGATCTGGTCGGTCAGGGCGAGGTGCGGCTGCAGGATCTGCAACTTGAACCCCTGGCGCCGCTGCTGGCCCTGGCCGGTATCAAACAGCCGCAGGGCGCGGTGCAGTTGCAGGGCCACTGGCAACTGACACGCGCCGCCAGTGGCCTGTTGCAGCTGGGCTGGCAAGGTCGGGTGCAACTGGCGGCATTGGCCCTGCGTCAGGCAGAACTGGCGCTGGGGCCGCTTGATCTGGATTGGCAGGGCCAGCTCCGTTTGCAGCAGTCGCCGGAGAGTTTGCAACTCCAGCTCGATGGTCCACTGCAGCTGGAACGGTTCGCGCTGAACGAGGCGGCGGCCGGGCTGCAACTGCAGCAGCAGGGTTTTTCCTGGCAGGGCCAGCTGGAGCTGAAACAGACGTCGCAGATGCTTGAGCTCAATCTGACCGGCGATCTGGCGCTGGCGGCGTTGGATTTGGCGCTGCCAACGGCGGACCTTCAGTTGCGGCAGGAGGGTTTTTCCTGGCAGGGCCAACTGAAGCTGAACCAGGCGCAGCAGGTGCTTGAGCTCGATCTGACGGGTGATTTGGCGCTGGCCGATCTGCAACTGCAGCAACCGACAGCGGATCTGCAGCTGCAGCAACAGGGCCTGCACTGGCAGGGGCGTGCGCAGCTGTTGCCGGGGGAGCTGCCGGATGCTGGTCGGCAACTGCGGTTGGCGGGTAGACTGCGGCTGCCACAGCTGGAAGTGCGTACCGGGCAGCAACATCTGCAAGCGCAGCTGCGCCAGCTGGAACTGCACACCGAGATGCAGTTGCCGCTGGAACAGCCGCAGTTACTGCAGTTGTCCGCCGATCTGACGCTGGGGCCAGTGCAGCTGCGCGATCAGCGGGACGGTGCCCTGCTGAGTGGCTGGCAGCGGCTGCGGCTTGAAAGCGTGCGCTTGCAGGATGAAACCGTGCAGCTTGGCCCATTGCGGATTGAGGGACTGGAGGCTTTGCGCCTTGCTGGCGCCAGCGCGGCGGCGGTGCTGCAGTGTCGCCAGTTGCAGCTGGATGAACTGTCTTGGTGGGGGCAGCGGCCGGAACTGGCGGTTGGCCCTGTGCTGATCGACGGCTTACAACTGGCCCTGGAGCGGCCGGTCGACGGGCCGTTTAATCTGCAGGCCTGGCAGCAGCGTCTGCAGCCGCTGGGCGAGTCCGCTCCGGCGGGTTCGTCCGCAGCAACGCCGCAGCACGCATCACGGGAAGACGAACCGGCAGCTCTGGCACCGCTGCATTGGCGACTGGCGTCGGTCCGCTTGCGCGATGGTGGCTTGCGACTGAACGATCGCCAGCCACAGCCGCCGGTACAGCTGCAGCTGAGTGCGTTGCGGTTTGATCTGGGCGCCCTGGACAGCCGTCAGCCGCGGCGGGAGACGGCGGTGGCACTGGCGCTGGCGACGGGGCAGGGTGGCCAGCTGCAACTGAGTGGCCGCTGCAGCCCCCTCGATCCGCTGCAGCAGGCCGATCTGCAACTGGATCTGCAGCATCTGGCGTTGACCGATTTCGCTCCCTATATCGAGGAAACCCTCGGTTACCGTATTCGCCACGGTGCCGTCGATCTGCAGGTGAAGGCGCTGGTTCGTCAGGGCCAGATTGATCTGCATAGTCAGCTGAGTTTGCGAGCGCTGGAGCTGGGCAATCTGACGCCGGAGCAGGAGGAGCGGGCCAGCGCCGGGCTGGGCATGCCCCTGTCGCTGGCCCTGGCGCTGTTGCGTGATGGCCAGGGCGATATTCACCTGGAATTGCCCTTTGCCGGCGATTTGAGTGATCCGAAACTTAATATTGGCCCAGCAGTGCGCACGGCCCTGGTGAAGGCGGTGCAGAAAACCCTGCAACTGACCCTGGCACCGGTGGGGGCGCTGTTCAAGGTGGGCCAGCTGGTCGGCCTGGGTGGCCCGCTGGCGCTGGAACCGGTACCCTTTGTGGCTGGTACGGCCGAACTGTTGCCGTCGGCGGCGCCACAACTCAAAGCCCTGCGCGAGCTGCTGCAGCAGCGCCCGGCACTGCGCCTGAAGCTGTGTAGTGGCCTGAGCCCGGCCGATGTGGCCCTGCTGCCGCCGCCTGAGGGGGTAAAACAACCGCCGCAGAAGAAAAAGGCTGCCGCGGCGGCGCAGGACGCTGCTGCGCCCGCTTTCGATAGCGAAGTGGCCCGCGAACTGCTGCGCCAGCGCAATGCGGCGCTGTTGCAGCGCCTGGGCGGCGACGGCGGCGCGCAGCCGGGCCAGCTGCTGCCCTGTCAGCCCGATATCCGCGTGCAAGCCGATCCGCCGCAGGCGCAGCTGAGTTTTTGA